ACGGGCACCGGGTGGCTCGTTCATCTGGCCATAGACGAGGCCAATTCGGGAACCAGGCTTAAGAATCGGCATACCATTAGAGCCGATCTTCGGATGACCTTTCTCATCCTTCTCGACCTTGATGACGTCCGCTTCGATCATTTCATTGTAAAGGTCGTTGCCTTCACGGGTGCGTTCACCAACGCCGGCGAACATGGAGACACCACCGTGCAACTTGGCGATGTTGTTGATCAGTTCCATGATCACGACAGTCTTGCCGACACCAGCGCCACCGAATGCTCCGACCTTGCCACCCTTCAAGAAGGGACAAATGAGGTCGATGACTTTAATACCCGTGCTCAGCACTTGCGGAGAGGTTGATTGATCTACCAACGGGGGAGCCGTGCGATGAATCGAATATTGCTTGTCCGCCTTGACCGGCCCTTGCTCGTCAACCGGGTCACCAGTGACGTTGAACACACGGCCCATTACCGCTTCGCCAACAGGCATCGTGATGGGGCCGCCGGTATCCACGACTTCCAGTCCGCGCTTCAACCCTTCAGTCGAAGACATGGCCACCGCGCGCACCCAGTTGTCGCCGAGGTGCTGCTGCACTTCCAGCGTCAGCTTGGTCACGTGACCTTGGGTGGTGAATTCCACGGTCAGCGCGTTATAAATCGCGGGGAGCTGGCCCGTGAACTCCACGTCCACGACCGGACCGATGATTTGTACGATTTTACCTTTATTCATGTGATCTTTATTTAGCTCATCGCCATCGCGGCGCTGGTAATTTCCAAAAGTTCTTTCGTGATATTCGCCTGGCGCAATTTATTGTATTCCAGCGTCAGGTCCTTGATCAATTGTTTCGCGTTATCCGTGGCGTTCTTCATCGCCACCATGCGGGAGCTGTGTTCGCTCGCCTTCGCTTCCAGCAAAATCTGGTAAACCTTGAAGTTCAGGTAATGCGGCAGCAAGGCTCCCAGCACACCGGCAACACCGGGTTCATAAATGAACTCCGTCGTTCCCTTGGCCAGCGCTTCCACATTGGCATGGCCATGAACTCCCGCAGTCACCCCGGTGATTTCGCCCACCGGTAAAAACGGCACCACTTCAGGTTTCTGGTTCAGGGTTGAAATGAAATTGGTGAAAAGAATATCCACCTGGTCCACTTCGCCCTTTTCGAACATCTCGCGGGCGAACCGGGAGATTGCCCGCGCTTCACTAAACAATGGTGCATCCTTGTAAGTAAACTCGGCCACCAATTGCCGCTTCGTGCGTGCGATGAATTGGGAACCCTTGCGCCCTGCCGTGATGAACACCGTGATGTCACGATCAAACTTCGCCGCCTCACGCATCAAATTGCTGTTCAGGCCGCCGCACAAACCTTTGTCTGTGCTCACGACGATCAGCGCGCGCTTCTTGACCTCCCGCTTTTCCAGTAGTGGATGGGTAAAGTCCCCTGCCC
Above is a window of Pedosphaera parvula Ellin514 DNA encoding:
- the atpG gene encoding ATP synthase F1 subunit gamma, with protein sequence MPSTRDIRRRIKSVKNTAQITKAMQMVAASKMRKAQGAALAGRPYATLMNEVLAEVTTGAGDFTHPLLEKREVKKRALIVVSTDKGLCGGLNSNLMREAAKFDRDITVFITAGRKGSQFIARTKRQLVAEFTYKDAPLFSEARAISRFAREMFEKGEVDQVDILFTNFISTLNQKPEVVPFLPVGEITGVTAGVHGHANVEALAKGTTEFIYEPGVAGVLGALLPHYLNFKVYQILLEAKASEHSSRMVAMKNATDNAKQLIKDLTLEYNKLRQANITKELLEITSAAMAMS
- the atpD gene encoding F0F1 ATP synthase subunit beta — protein: MNKGKIVQIIGPVVDVEFTGQLPAIYNALTVEFTTQGHVTKLTLEVQQHLGDNWVRAVAMSSTEGLKRGLEVVDTGGPITMPVGEAVMGRVFNVTGDPVDEQGPVKADKQYSIHRTAPPLVDQSTSPQVLSTGIKVIDLICPFLKGGKVGAFGGAGVGKTVVIMELINNIAKLHGGVSMFAGVGERTREGNDLYNEMIEADVIKVEKDEKGHPKIGSNGMPILKPGSRIGLVYGQMNEPPGARLRVALSALAVTEYFRDEKNQDVLLFIDNIFRFSQAGSEVSALLGRTPSAVGYQPTLAAEMGNLQERITSTKKGSITSFQAVYVPADDLTDPAPATTFAHLDATIVLERSIAELGLFPAVDPLASNSRALTPEIVGQEHYDVARGVQRVLQRYKDLQDIIAILGMDELSPEDKTTVFRARKIQRFLSQPFTVAEVFTGRKGKQVPVADTVKGFKEILEGKHDDVAEGNFYMKGGIEEIKEA